The following proteins are co-located in the Agromyces laixinhei genome:
- a CDS encoding glycoside hydrolase family 65 protein codes for MRFADHDPLNRTRFPIDEWALVETAFGDADMGRTETLFAVGNGYLGLRGNVEEGRDGHMHGTFVNGFHETWPIRHAEEAFGFARVGQTIVNAPDAKVIRLYVDDEPLVLTIAELLAYERRLDFRLGALSRSIVWRTPSGKRVLITSRRMVSFTDRHLAVLDYEVEMLDADAAVTISSQILNRQDGRDEYRSGVPEVPSGFDPRKAEMFNERVLQPRVKRNEGGRHVLAYQTTNSGMTIAVGAEHEIATENRFTESSTIGDDLAKHIYRVQAKQGTPIRVTKIISYHTARSVPARELVDRCDRTLDRAAESGVAALFAQQRSWLDDFWARSDVEIEGQAAIQQATRWNLFQLAEATARTDGDGVAAKGVSGSGYGGHYFWDTEVYVMPFLTYTAPVVARNVLRFRQRMLPAARARAVDLNQRGALFPWRTINGQESSAYYAAGTAQYHIDADISYALTQYVAATGDDDFLARGAIDILVETARMWEDLGFWRSNNTDDVFHIHGVTGPDEYTTVVNDNLFTNVMARTNLASAASAVDNLQVLDPVAYERLVDRLMVTPAEVASWRRAAAHMHIPFDEQLGIHPQDSAFLQKELWDLEQTPEDRRPLLLHYHPLVIYRFQVLKQADVVLALYLQGDRFSTEAKRANFEYYDPLTTGDSTLSAVMQSIIASEVGYHELAIRYFRSALFVDLADLHNNTADGVHVASTGGVWAALVSGFGGFRDHNGVFTFDPRLPDGWASLTFRITLRGTRLRVTLDPDAISFAVELGTEARVRVRGAEVFVSAGTDVSVPLDGQGPRLFGAPTMRDVTSTRRADGTLLTASIPTFSVDVDEADAGMQLD; via the coding sequence ATGAGGTTCGCCGACCACGACCCGCTGAACCGCACGCGCTTCCCGATCGACGAGTGGGCGCTCGTCGAGACCGCGTTCGGCGACGCCGACATGGGTCGCACCGAGACGTTGTTCGCGGTCGGCAACGGTTACCTGGGCCTTCGCGGCAACGTCGAGGAGGGCCGCGACGGCCACATGCACGGCACCTTCGTGAACGGGTTCCACGAGACGTGGCCGATCCGCCACGCCGAGGAGGCGTTCGGGTTCGCCCGGGTCGGCCAGACGATCGTCAACGCGCCGGATGCGAAGGTCATCCGCCTCTACGTCGATGACGAGCCGCTCGTGCTCACGATCGCCGAGCTCCTCGCCTACGAGCGCCGGCTCGACTTCCGGCTCGGCGCCCTCAGCCGTTCGATCGTCTGGCGCACGCCGTCGGGCAAGCGCGTGCTCATCACGAGCCGCCGCATGGTCAGCTTCACCGACCGACACCTCGCGGTGCTCGACTACGAGGTCGAGATGCTCGACGCGGATGCCGCGGTGACGATCTCGAGCCAGATCCTGAACCGCCAGGACGGGCGCGACGAGTACCGTTCGGGCGTGCCCGAGGTTCCCAGCGGCTTCGACCCGCGCAAGGCCGAGATGTTCAACGAGCGCGTACTGCAGCCGCGAGTCAAGCGCAATGAGGGCGGGCGCCACGTGCTCGCCTACCAGACGACGAACTCGGGCATGACGATCGCCGTCGGCGCCGAGCACGAGATCGCGACCGAGAACCGGTTCACCGAGTCGAGCACGATCGGCGACGACCTCGCCAAGCACATCTACCGGGTGCAGGCCAAGCAGGGAACGCCGATCCGGGTGACGAAGATCATCAGCTATCACACGGCCCGTTCCGTGCCCGCGCGGGAGCTCGTCGATCGCTGCGACCGCACGCTCGACCGCGCCGCCGAGTCCGGCGTCGCGGCGCTCTTCGCGCAGCAGCGCTCGTGGCTCGACGACTTCTGGGCGCGCTCCGACGTCGAGATCGAGGGCCAGGCCGCGATCCAGCAGGCGACCCGGTGGAACCTCTTCCAGCTCGCCGAGGCGACGGCCCGCACCGACGGCGACGGCGTCGCCGCCAAGGGGGTGTCGGGTTCCGGTTACGGCGGCCACTACTTCTGGGACACCGAGGTCTACGTGATGCCGTTCCTCACGTACACGGCTCCCGTCGTGGCACGCAACGTGCTGCGATTCAGACAACGGATGCTTCCTGCCGCCCGCGCCCGGGCGGTGGACCTGAACCAGCGCGGAGCCCTCTTCCCGTGGCGCACGATCAACGGCCAGGAGTCGAGCGCGTACTATGCGGCCGGCACCGCGCAGTACCACATCGACGCCGACATCTCCTACGCGCTCACGCAGTACGTCGCGGCGACCGGCGACGACGACTTCCTCGCCCGCGGCGCCATCGACATCCTCGTCGAGACCGCCCGCATGTGGGAAGATCTGGGATTCTGGCGGTCGAACAACACCGACGACGTCTTCCACATCCACGGGGTCACGGGGCCCGACGAGTACACGACCGTCGTCAACGACAACCTCTTCACCAACGTGATGGCGCGAACGAACCTCGCGTCCGCGGCATCCGCCGTCGACAATCTGCAGGTGCTCGACCCCGTGGCCTACGAACGTCTCGTCGATCGGCTCATGGTGACCCCGGCCGAGGTCGCGAGTTGGCGGCGAGCGGCCGCGCACATGCACATCCCGTTCGACGAGCAACTCGGCATCCACCCGCAGGACAGCGCGTTCCTGCAGAAGGAGCTGTGGGATCTCGAGCAGACTCCCGAAGACCGCCGGCCGCTCCTGCTGCACTACCATCCGCTCGTCATCTACCGCTTCCAGGTGCTGAAGCAGGCCGACGTCGTGCTCGCGCTCTACCTGCAGGGCGACCGCTTCTCCACCGAGGCGAAGCGTGCGAACTTCGAGTACTACGACCCGCTGACGACGGGCGACTCGACGCTCTCGGCCGTCATGCAGTCGATCATCGCGTCGGAGGTCGGCTATCACGAGCTCGCGATCCGGTACTTCCGCTCCGCACTCTTCGTCGACCTCGCCGACCTGCACAACAACACGGCCGACGGCGTGCACGTCGCCTCGACCGGCGGGGTGTGGGCCGCGCTCGTCTCCGGATTCGGCGGGTTCCGCGACCACAACGGCGTCTTCACCTTCGACCCGCGACTGCCCGACGGCTGGGCGAGCCTGACGTTCCGCATCACGCTGCGCGGCACGAGGCTCCGCGTCACCCTCGACCCCGACGCCATCTCCTTCGCGGTCGAGCTCGGCACCGAGGCACGGGTCAGGGTTCGCGGCGCCGAGGTGTTCGTCAGTGCAGGCACGGATGTCTCGGTGCCGCTCGACGGCCAGGGTCCGCGTCTCTTCGGAGCGCCGACGATGCGCGACGTCACGAGCACGCGCCGCGCCGACGGAACCCTGCTCACCGCGTCGATTCCGACCTTCTCGGTCGACGTCGACGAAGCCGATGCGGGGATGCAATTGGACTGA
- a CDS encoding helicase C-terminal domain-containing protein, with the protein MDFDALLRESTTDLPVEPRELYEQLPAKKPGYGYLRDVQAQVLEPWNLRRGDRDIVIKVNTGGGKTIDALVILQSYLNEGIRPALYVAPDKYLVQQVIQEAGNLGIAVTDDPESSEYLSGEAIGVVTAARLFNGRTIFSDGRPSLPQVPIGAVIIDDAHVVVATLRDQFSLTIPRSNPVFNELLALFAEDLKDQAPEVLLDIQDGTGSGFAKVPFWSVQSKIDDIRIALRKYVAEDVRSGRLEGVRDVLEFCRFVFTRNALTIVPPCPPIGRVTSFAEAQRRVFLTATLANDSVLVTDFDADPDLVGKPIQPLTAGDIGERMILAPQEINPGILVDDVREAVTNLSRNYNTLVIVPSTQAMDRWTDPTVVRMDANNLKSIVDRMRAGEHVGLVVTANKYDGIDLPQDACRVLVIDGLPEAFSGDERLEALMTKTTGAIDDRQVQRLEQGMGRAVRSNEDHCVVFLLGRRLSQLTVDPRTLERFSPATGAQLAASRVVAKRMADTPLANIMATAQQALDRDEGWTKFAKKALRNLAPADARVEESARELRQAFDRATNGDAAGASAQLSVAADNCVDPRLAGRLREQAAAYANPFDPGQAQAILAIARTTNRYVTRPRDGITYQAISYAGSQAEVVSQRLTTMYGSVERMRVGVEEILEDLKFDPAATEEFEEAMLELGLFLGFGSQRPERDGSGPDNLWSVGPGAYWVIEAKSGAVSAFIGKKDAAQLAASMVWFGKRYMASESVTPVMVHLQKTLYKDGTAPVGTKVITQQVLAEIKASVRAFSVGLAATGWNRVEDISRLIAGHDLDAAGIMNRMVSMRGGS; encoded by the coding sequence ATGGACTTCGACGCCCTGCTGCGTGAAAGCACGACTGACCTGCCAGTCGAACCCCGCGAACTGTACGAACAGCTACCCGCGAAAAAACCAGGCTACGGCTACCTCCGCGACGTGCAAGCACAGGTATTGGAACCGTGGAACCTGCGCCGCGGTGACCGTGACATTGTCATCAAGGTCAATACCGGTGGTGGGAAGACGATCGACGCACTCGTCATTTTGCAGAGCTACCTGAACGAAGGAATCCGACCCGCCCTTTACGTCGCACCTGACAAGTATCTGGTGCAGCAGGTGATACAGGAGGCCGGGAACCTGGGCATCGCGGTCACCGATGACCCGGAATCGTCCGAGTACCTGTCCGGGGAAGCGATCGGAGTTGTCACTGCGGCACGGTTGTTCAACGGCCGGACCATCTTCTCGGATGGGCGCCCGAGTCTGCCCCAGGTCCCGATCGGTGCGGTGATCATCGACGACGCGCATGTTGTCGTTGCCACCCTCCGTGATCAGTTCTCGCTCACGATCCCGCGGTCGAACCCGGTATTCAATGAACTCTTGGCGTTGTTCGCCGAAGACCTGAAGGACCAAGCACCGGAAGTTCTCCTGGACATTCAGGACGGAACCGGCAGCGGGTTCGCGAAGGTGCCGTTCTGGTCGGTGCAATCAAAGATTGACGACATCCGGATCGCACTCCGCAAGTACGTCGCCGAGGACGTTCGAAGCGGTCGGCTCGAAGGTGTTCGTGACGTCCTTGAGTTCTGCCGGTTCGTTTTCACCCGTAACGCGTTGACGATCGTCCCGCCGTGCCCGCCGATCGGCCGAGTGACGAGTTTCGCGGAAGCGCAACGGAGGGTGTTCCTGACCGCGACGTTGGCGAACGACAGCGTCCTCGTCACCGACTTCGATGCCGACCCCGATCTTGTAGGGAAGCCGATTCAGCCGTTGACCGCCGGCGACATCGGCGAGCGGATGATCTTGGCGCCGCAGGAGATCAACCCCGGCATCCTTGTCGACGACGTCCGTGAAGCTGTCACCAACCTCAGTAGGAACTACAACACCCTCGTCATCGTGCCCAGCACCCAGGCAATGGACCGATGGACCGACCCGACCGTCGTCCGGATGGACGCCAACAACCTGAAGAGCATCGTCGACCGGATGCGTGCCGGCGAACATGTCGGACTCGTTGTGACCGCCAACAAGTACGACGGAATCGACCTCCCGCAGGATGCATGCCGCGTGCTGGTCATCGATGGGCTCCCCGAAGCGTTCAGCGGAGACGAACGACTCGAAGCCTTGATGACGAAAACCACAGGCGCAATCGACGACCGCCAAGTTCAACGCCTTGAGCAGGGCATGGGGCGGGCAGTGCGAAGCAACGAGGATCACTGCGTGGTGTTCCTCCTCGGCAGGCGCCTGTCGCAGCTCACCGTCGACCCTCGCACACTCGAACGGTTCAGTCCCGCCACCGGGGCACAGCTGGCTGCGTCACGTGTAGTCGCGAAACGGATGGCCGACACCCCTCTGGCCAACATCATGGCGACCGCGCAGCAAGCGCTGGACCGTGACGAAGGGTGGACGAAATTCGCGAAGAAGGCGTTGCGAAACCTTGCGCCCGCGGACGCTCGCGTCGAAGAGAGCGCCAGGGAACTCCGGCAAGCGTTCGATCGCGCAACGAACGGCGACGCCGCCGGCGCCTCCGCACAGCTTTCAGTGGCCGCGGACAACTGCGTCGACCCCCGTCTGGCAGGCCGGCTGCGAGAGCAAGCAGCGGCGTACGCGAACCCGTTCGATCCGGGGCAGGCTCAGGCGATCCTCGCCATTGCCCGAACAACCAACCGGTACGTGACGAGGCCACGGGACGGCATCACCTACCAAGCGATTTCGTACGCCGGGTCGCAGGCCGAAGTCGTTTCGCAACGACTGACCACCATGTACGGGTCTGTCGAACGGATGAGGGTGGGCGTCGAAGAAATCCTGGAGGACCTCAAGTTCGATCCGGCCGCAACCGAAGAATTCGAAGAAGCGATGCTCGAACTCGGTCTCTTCCTCGGGTTCGGTTCGCAACGGCCTGAACGTGATGGGAGTGGTCCCGACAACCTCTGGTCGGTCGGCCCAGGGGCGTATTGGGTGATCGAAGCGAAAAGCGGTGCCGTGAGCGCGTTCATCGGGAAGAAGGACGCTGCGCAGCTCGCGGCGTCAATGGTGTGGTTCGGGAAACGGTACATGGCTTCTGAATCCGTAACCCCGGTCATGGTTCACCTGCAAAAGACCTTGTACAAGGACGGGACCGCGCCCGTCGGCACCAAGGTGATCACCCAGCAGGTGCTCGCCGAAATCAAAGCCTCCGTTCGAGCATTCAGTGTCGGGCTCGCAGCAACCGGTTGGAACCGAGTTGAAGACATTTCGCGGCTCATCGCAGGCCACGACCTCGACGCGGCAGGCATCATGAACCGGATGGTCTCGATGCGCGGCGGCTCCTAG
- a CDS encoding PP2C family protein-serine/threonine phosphatase: MATIKASAAVSHVGRIRSNNQDSGYAGRRLFMVADGMGGHAGGDVASAIATRRIAEADADYEHTTEAAASLEGALIAANRMIAATVAEHSELTGMGTTVSGILLVDDHVVISHIGDSRIYLLRSGELSQVSTDHTFVQRLVDAGRITAEEAMVHPRRSVLMRVLGDVEASPEIDSMVLDTREGDRWMLCSDGLSGVVSFDEIHGFMSAEAGAKQVADRLVKASLDGGAPDNVTVVLLDIGEPPAPATPPLVVGSAAAPPAFGQAAEPARPRGIRLAPFRPHPVQETHFEPDSEDFFDEIIEEDARRRRRRRWMWSFWIVLLIVAIVATFALGYQWTQTRFYVGESNGRVAIYQGIQQNLGPLSLHELHTETKVDVAELRTYDQQRVEQTISAGSFSEAYRIVQRLEESLE; this comes from the coding sequence GTGGCGACCATCAAGGCGAGCGCCGCGGTCTCGCACGTCGGCCGGATCCGCTCGAACAACCAGGACTCCGGGTACGCCGGACGCCGTCTGTTCATGGTGGCCGACGGCATGGGCGGGCACGCCGGCGGCGATGTCGCGAGTGCGATCGCCACGCGCCGCATCGCCGAGGCCGACGCCGACTACGAGCACACGACCGAGGCCGCGGCCTCCCTCGAAGGCGCCCTGATCGCCGCCAACCGCATGATCGCCGCCACCGTCGCCGAGCATTCGGAACTCACCGGCATGGGCACGACGGTGAGCGGCATTCTGCTCGTCGACGATCACGTCGTCATCTCCCACATCGGCGACTCCCGCATCTACCTGCTGCGCTCGGGCGAGCTCAGCCAGGTCTCCACCGACCACACGTTCGTGCAACGGCTCGTCGACGCCGGTCGCATCACCGCCGAAGAGGCCATGGTGCACCCGCGGCGCTCGGTGCTCATGCGGGTGCTCGGCGACGTCGAAGCCTCGCCCGAGATCGACTCGATGGTGCTCGACACCCGCGAAGGCGACCGGTGGATGCTCTGCTCCGACGGCCTGTCGGGCGTCGTCTCATTCGACGAGATCCACGGGTTCATGTCGGCCGAGGCCGGTGCCAAGCAGGTCGCCGATCGGCTCGTGAAGGCGTCCCTCGACGGCGGCGCCCCCGACAACGTCACCGTGGTCCTCCTCGACATCGGCGAACCGCCCGCGCCGGCGACCCCGCCGCTCGTCGTCGGGTCTGCGGCGGCCCCGCCGGCGTTCGGCCAGGCCGCCGAGCCGGCGCGGCCCCGCGGCATCCGTCTCGCGCCGTTCCGTCCGCACCCGGTGCAGGAGACGCACTTCGAACCCGACTCCGAAGACTTCTTCGACGAGATCATCGAGGAGGACGCCCGGCGCCGGCGCCGGCGCCGCTGGATGTGGAGCTTCTGGATCGTGCTGCTGATCGTCGCGATCGTCGCGACCTTCGCGCTCGGCTACCAGTGGACGCAGACCCGCTTCTACGTGGGCGAATCGAACGGCAGGGTTGCGATCTACCAGGGCATCCAGCAGAACCTCGGGCCGCTGTCGCTGCACGAACTGCACACCGAGACGAAGGTCGACGTCGCAGAACTCCGCACCTACGACCAGCAGCGGGTCGAGCAGACGATCAGCGCCGGTTCGTTCTCCGAGGCGTATCGCATCGTGCAGCGGCTGGAGGAATCCCTTGAGTGA
- a CDS encoding site-specific integrase: protein MHISICPDASSLKLISSWPQNPTQSHFKAGHRLHIRPGVPAQDQRQGRAADTCYVAHLPERPFTHGVSKVHGESTRDLPHGIVDPKVWPSDGIDRRGASSMARTHAQTVADRAGSVDARHLYAHVRSQFRFATSSANLEFRIRSVPDGISRESLGLINARTRRRRRSTRDREHIAAISASIATILSSPSGGSRTCQALCFGTSLLEDRGDICRAIGTMHRQLEHGTFDACTVRIYGQMPFECVIAMEAYQPDLPADRWERIRDFVLDAAATAAPQCVYTERRLLYVLSGYIDWAHNLTGRPLAASLLFRREIIDLYVANNGSHLAEGSRRNYRAVLLRAAEALLPDANPAPMKALNARATYPPYYPRELALLRVWASAQPSEYSERQATLLLSLAAGAGLRAREIGGLRLEDIDVDSSGVLITVAVADPVRQVPMLAEWERPFQWAIESGTATAPGDYVFGRKSRTNYPNIVNAFVAGSRRVPDAPLPQSNRLRNTWLITHLAAKTDLRALMRAAGIAKFENLARLLAHIPELDSDDYRAALRQEGRA from the coding sequence ATGCACATCTCAATTTGTCCCGACGCCAGCTCACTCAAACTGATCAGCTCGTGGCCACAGAACCCGACCCAGTCCCACTTCAAGGCGGGCCACCGACTCCATATCCGCCCAGGCGTCCCCGCGCAAGATCAACGACAGGGACGAGCGGCTGACACCTGTTATGTCGCTCACCTCCCGGAGCGACCGTTCACCCATGGCGTCTCGAAGGTTCACGGCGAATCGACGCGCGATCTCCCTCACGGGATCGTCGATCCGAAGGTCTGGCCATCCGACGGCATCGACCGCCGGGGCGCGTCGAGTATGGCGCGGACTCATGCCCAGACAGTAGCCGACCGCGCGGGCTCGGTCGATGCTCGCCACCTGTATGCCCACGTGCGCTCCCAGTTCCGCTTCGCCACGTCATCTGCGAACTTGGAGTTCCGGATCCGGTCAGTGCCCGATGGAATCTCGCGGGAGAGCCTTGGCCTGATCAACGCCCGAACACGACGCCGACGGCGATCTACCCGCGACCGAGAGCACATCGCAGCGATCTCAGCATCCATCGCGACAATTCTGAGCTCGCCGTCCGGAGGGTCGCGCACCTGCCAGGCGCTTTGCTTCGGAACTTCCCTCCTCGAAGATCGCGGCGACATCTGCCGCGCGATCGGGACTATGCACCGGCAACTCGAACACGGTACCTTCGACGCGTGCACTGTCCGTATTTACGGACAGATGCCATTCGAATGTGTAATCGCAATGGAGGCGTACCAGCCGGACCTACCGGCCGACCGTTGGGAGCGTATCCGGGACTTCGTCCTCGATGCCGCGGCCACCGCCGCGCCGCAGTGCGTCTACACGGAGCGTCGCCTCCTCTACGTACTGAGCGGATACATCGACTGGGCGCACAACCTGACAGGCCGCCCGCTTGCCGCCAGCCTCCTGTTCCGGCGGGAGATCATCGACCTCTACGTCGCAAACAACGGCAGCCACCTCGCCGAGGGCTCCCGCCGCAACTACCGTGCCGTTCTACTCCGCGCTGCCGAAGCCCTGCTGCCGGATGCCAACCCGGCACCAATGAAGGCGCTCAACGCGCGAGCAACCTATCCCCCGTACTATCCGCGCGAACTCGCGCTGTTGCGGGTGTGGGCAAGCGCTCAACCATCCGAGTACAGCGAACGTCAGGCCACTCTTCTCCTCTCCCTCGCCGCGGGCGCCGGTCTACGAGCACGGGAGATCGGAGGGCTCCGTCTTGAGGACATCGACGTCGACAGCAGCGGGGTGTTGATCACTGTTGCCGTCGCGGATCCCGTACGCCAGGTACCCATGCTCGCCGAGTGGGAGCGTCCGTTTCAGTGGGCGATCGAATCGGGTACTGCGACGGCCCCCGGCGACTATGTGTTCGGTCGCAAGAGCCGAACCAACTACCCGAACATCGTCAACGCGTTCGTCGCCGGCAGCCGCCGTGTCCCTGACGCCCCGCTTCCGCAGTCCAACCGGCTGAGGAACACCTGGCTCATCACGCACCTCGCTGCGAAGACTGACCTCCGCGCTCTCATGCGCGCTGCGGGAATCGCGAAGTTCGAGAACCTCGCCCGTCTTCTCGCACACATTCCGGAGCTCGACAGCGACGACTATCGTGCTGCCCTCCGACAGGAGGGCCGAGCATGA
- a CDS encoding helix-turn-helix domain-containing protein, translating into MGRIRRASPAELVDEWPDGTATDPIARVAQEFAQNLREAMGDLTVRSVARSAGLDHATVLAILAGRTWPDLATIGKLERALEQNLWPTGVSFDR; encoded by the coding sequence ATGGGGAGGATCAGGCGAGCGAGTCCGGCCGAGCTCGTCGATGAGTGGCCCGATGGGACGGCCACTGATCCAATCGCTCGCGTGGCACAGGAGTTCGCGCAGAACCTCCGCGAAGCTATGGGCGATCTCACGGTTCGTTCGGTAGCGAGGTCGGCGGGCTTGGACCACGCGACCGTCCTGGCGATTCTCGCAGGTCGTACATGGCCGGACCTGGCGACGATCGGGAAACTGGAGAGAGCGCTGGAACAGAATCTCTGGCCGACCGGCGTGAGCTTCGACCGGTAG
- a CDS encoding FhaA domain-containing protein, which produces MGLLDNFEKSLERAVNGAFAKTFRSGLQPVEITSALKREIDTKAAVVSRDRVLVPNSFVVRMAPEDHTRMTSLGPALIDELVDLVQKHAASQRFQFAGGITLELAADQGLSVGMVQVDSQNVKGQVAWTPVLDVNGKRYPIMKGRTVIGRGSEADVTLDDSGASRRHAEVQWDGSRARVRDLGSTNGTQLNGSPVKDAILEPDSVIGIGRSRITFRVLAQASNAGGAARGRTDPATERHDMGGFWGPGE; this is translated from the coding sequence GTGGGCCTACTGGACAACTTCGAGAAAAGTCTCGAGCGAGCCGTCAACGGCGCCTTCGCGAAGACATTTCGTTCGGGGCTGCAGCCCGTCGAGATCACCTCGGCCCTGAAGCGGGAGATCGACACGAAGGCCGCAGTCGTCTCGCGCGACCGCGTGCTCGTGCCCAACAGCTTCGTCGTGCGCATGGCGCCCGAAGACCACACTCGCATGACGAGCCTCGGCCCCGCGCTCATCGACGAGCTCGTCGATCTCGTGCAGAAGCACGCCGCGAGCCAGCGCTTCCAGTTCGCGGGCGGCATCACGCTCGAGCTGGCGGCCGACCAGGGCCTCAGCGTCGGCATGGTGCAGGTCGACTCGCAGAACGTGAAGGGCCAGGTCGCCTGGACCCCGGTGCTCGACGTCAACGGCAAGCGCTACCCGATCATGAAGGGCCGCACGGTGATCGGTCGCGGCAGCGAGGCCGACGTGACGCTCGACGACTCCGGCGCCTCACGACGACACGCCGAGGTGCAGTGGGACGGCAGTCGTGCCCGCGTGCGCGACCTCGGCTCCACGAACGGCACCCAGCTCAACGGCTCTCCGGTCAAAGACGCCATCCTCGAACCCGACTCCGTCATCGGCATCGGCCGCTCGCGCATCACCTTCAGGGTGCTCGCACAGGCCTCGAACGCGGGCGGAGCCGCTCGCGGCCGCACCGACCCCGCCACCGAACGTCACGACATGGGCGGGTTCTGGGGGCCCGGCGAATGA
- a CDS encoding HAD family hydrolase has product MPSISMPSPSTSTPPPADDGPPADPAARLRGIRAYLFDLDGVLTPTATVHMHAWARLFTPYLALHGAAPYTEADYFSFIDGKPRYDGVRSLLESRGIRVPEGAVTDPPEADTVHGLGNRKNAAFNETLAEEGVEAYPASVAFLDAVQASGCLVAVVSSSKNAPSVLAAAGLADRFEVVVDGAVAARDGIAGKPAPDTFERAAHLLGLPTAVCAVVEDAESGVTAGATGDFGVVIGVDRGVGRDVLAQLGADLVVDELDELIPLLPNPDPNPNPNPSLHPHQLPEPLTTREDRE; this is encoded by the coding sequence ATGCCCTCCATCTCCATGCCCTCGCCCTCCACCTCCACGCCCCCGCCCGCCGACGACGGTCCACCCGCCGACCCCGCGGCACGACTGCGCGGCATCCGTGCCTATCTCTTCGACCTCGACGGCGTGCTGACGCCGACGGCGACGGTGCACATGCACGCGTGGGCGCGCCTCTTCACGCCGTACCTCGCACTGCACGGCGCCGCGCCGTACACCGAGGCCGACTACTTCTCGTTCATCGACGGCAAGCCCCGCTACGACGGGGTGCGGAGCCTCCTCGAGAGCCGGGGCATCCGCGTGCCCGAGGGCGCGGTGACCGATCCGCCCGAGGCCGACACCGTGCACGGGCTCGGCAACCGCAAGAACGCCGCCTTCAACGAGACCCTCGCCGAAGAGGGCGTCGAGGCGTATCCGGCGAGCGTCGCCTTCCTCGACGCCGTTCAGGCGAGCGGATGCCTCGTGGCCGTCGTCTCGAGCTCGAAGAACGCCCCATCGGTGCTGGCCGCCGCGGGGCTCGCCGATCGCTTCGAGGTCGTCGTCGACGGCGCGGTCGCTGCGCGCGACGGCATCGCGGGCAAGCCCGCCCCAGACACCTTCGAGCGCGCGGCCCACCTGCTCGGCCTGCCGACCGCGGTGTGCGCCGTGGTCGAAGACGCCGAGTCGGGCGTGACGGCCGGCGCGACGGGCGACTTCGGCGTCGTGATCGGCGTCGACCGCGGCGTCGGCCGCGACGTGCTCGCCCAGCTGGGCGCCGACCTCGTGGTCGACGAGCTCGACGAACTGATCCCCCTGCTCCCCAACCCCGATCCCAACCCCAACCCCAACCCCAGCCTTCACCCCCACCAGCTCCCCGAGCCCCTGACCACCCGAGAGGACCGCGAATGA
- a CDS encoding FHA domain-containing protein FhaB/FipA — protein MSELTLLVLQLGFLVLLWVFIFAIVYALRSDLFGQRVRKLQPETAAPAAASTFPAAAPVAAAPTSPVTSRAAPDGSSELASSDNATRLIITSGTKNGTEFPLGNDEITIGRSSDSAIIIRDDYTSTHHARLMQWNGRWMLQDLDSTNGTFLNGSRVTVPTPIPLGATVKVGATTFELRR, from the coding sequence ATGAGCGAACTGACCCTCCTCGTCCTCCAGCTCGGCTTCCTCGTGCTGCTCTGGGTGTTCATCTTCGCGATCGTCTACGCCCTGCGCAGCGATCTGTTCGGCCAGCGCGTGCGCAAGCTGCAGCCCGAGACCGCCGCGCCGGCGGCGGCATCCACGTTCCCGGCTGCGGCGCCCGTGGCCGCGGCGCCGACCTCGCCGGTCACGTCCCGCGCAGCACCCGACGGCTCGAGCGAACTCGCGTCGAGCGACAATGCGACCAGGCTCATCATCACGAGCGGCACGAAGAACGGCACCGAGTTCCCGCTCGGCAACGACGAGATCACGATCGGCCGGTCGAGCGACTCGGCGATCATCATCCGCGATGACTACACCTCGACCCACCACGCGCGGCTCATGCAGTGGAACGGCCGGTGGATGCTGCAGGACCTCGACTCCACGAACGGCACCTTCCTCAACGGCTCCCGAGTGACCGTGCCGACCCCCATCCCGCTCGGAGCCACCGTCAAGGTCGGAGCGACGACGTTCGAGCTGCGACGGTAG